One genomic segment of Paenibacillus durus includes these proteins:
- a CDS encoding MFS transporter — translation MKKWKTWETWQINLYVLWFGQFLVNAGMTMITPFLSLYLAKDLGVRGDAVGIWAGIIFSANFMTSFLFQPLWGSLSDKYGRKIMLLRSGFGMAIVITMMGFAQTPWQLLLLRLLNGTISGFNPASISLVSGTTPKHRMGFAMGLMQSGSVAGTILGPLIGGLLADRIGFRPIFYVIGLLLSVATLLAMFLVKENFNREEAAHKPQVSTFEGLKDLIKVPQLPALFAVTFLIQFAMLSPMALLPIYVEKLHKTAVDITFWAGVVTAVTGISNMIASPVLGRLSDKVGAHRILTYALIGAALFVIPQAFVGSVWQLIFVRFLMGVFMGGLLPSVNALIRSYTPDGKESRAFGFNSSTLALGNMLGSLIGGFLSGYIGIEGIFIVSGVLLLVNTVWVRFMLYKAAPIRLFR, via the coding sequence TTGAAAAAATGGAAAACTTGGGAGACTTGGCAGATCAATCTCTATGTGCTTTGGTTTGGACAATTTCTGGTAAATGCCGGGATGACGATGATTACCCCTTTTCTGTCGCTTTATCTGGCCAAGGACCTCGGTGTTCGCGGGGACGCCGTCGGGATTTGGGCCGGTATTATTTTTTCTGCCAATTTTATGACTTCGTTTCTGTTTCAGCCGCTGTGGGGCTCGCTTTCCGACAAATACGGCCGTAAAATCATGCTGCTGCGATCCGGCTTTGGCATGGCAATCGTCATCACGATGATGGGCTTTGCGCAGACACCCTGGCAGCTGCTCCTTCTCCGGCTGCTCAACGGCACCATCTCCGGATTCAATCCCGCTTCCATCTCACTCGTCTCAGGGACGACGCCGAAGCACCGGATGGGATTCGCCATGGGCCTGATGCAGTCCGGCTCCGTAGCCGGAACGATTCTCGGACCGCTGATCGGCGGACTGCTCGCAGACCGGATCGGATTCCGTCCGATTTTTTACGTGATTGGCCTGCTGCTGTCCGTCGCCACTCTGCTCGCTATGTTTCTCGTTAAGGAGAATTTCAACCGCGAGGAAGCTGCCCACAAGCCGCAGGTATCCACTTTTGAAGGATTAAAAGACCTCATCAAGGTTCCGCAGCTTCCGGCTCTGTTCGCCGTTACGTTCCTGATCCAGTTCGCCATGCTCAGCCCGATGGCCCTGCTTCCGATTTATGTGGAGAAGCTGCACAAGACCGCTGTCGATATCACCTTCTGGGCAGGGGTGGTCACCGCCGTGACAGGGATCTCGAATATGATCGCCTCGCCGGTGCTCGGCAGGCTCAGCGACAAGGTAGGCGCCCACCGGATACTGACCTACGCCTTGATCGGCGCTGCCCTGTTTGTTATTCCGCAGGCGTTCGTCGGCAGCGTCTGGCAGCTCATATTCGTCCGCTTTCTAATGGGCGTCTTCATGGGTGGACTTCTTCCGAGCGTAAACGCTCTGATCCGTTCTTATACACCGGACGGCAAGGAGAGCCGGGCTTTCGGCTTCAACAGCAGCACGCTGGCCCTCGGCAACATGCTGGGATCGCTGATCGGCGGCTTTCTGTCGGGCTATATTGGCATCGAAGGCATATTCATCGTCTCTGGCGTCTTGCTGCTGGTCAATACAGTGTGGGTCCGTTTCATGCTGTACAAGGCTGCCCCGATAAGGCTGTTTCGTTAA